The sequence CCGGGCGCGTTCGATCAGCCTGCGCCCACGGGGTTGCCGCCGGTAGAGGTGATGGTCAACTCGACGCCGTCGCCACCCCGCAACTTCTATCCGCTCGGCCGCGAGCCGCATATGTTCGACACGCTCTATCTCGGGTGCGCGGAAGCGTTCTCGAAGCCTGGGGCTAAGGCTTGGGTGAAGTTCGACCTGTCCGACGGTGTATTCAGCGCGATGTCTGCGATCGACGCCTTGGGCATCGGCCGTGTCGTCGCCGGGGTCGACAAGAGTGGCACGTTGCATCTCCTGAGCATGGCCACCGACGGCACGGTGACCCGGCTTGCGGGGCACGAGCCTATGACACCGGCCGAAGGCGTCAGCCTGATCACCACCGTTCCGCCGGTTATGTGGATGGAGGGAAGCGTCCTCAATGTCGCGGTGGCAACGGCAGACAAAGTGTTTGTCTGGAAGGAAGTGGCTGCGGCCCCCACGACAAGCGCTTGGGCAGACCATGGGTCACCGCCAGGCACCATCCTCGCTCAGGCAGGACCGATCGCCGGGTTGGTTCTCGTGGACGATGGCGGCACGCTGTCGCTGATCGCCCTGCGCGACGGGAAGATCGCGAAGCAGGCCGTCACCGGCAACAGTTGGACTGAGATCGACGCCGAATATCCCGCCGGCACGGAATGCCATTTCGAGCGCATCTTTCAGATCGCCAGCGATGGTGTGCCGGCGCCAAAGGGGTTGCTGGCGATGGTCGAGAAGGCACCTGGCGATCTGATTCCGTACAACGTGACCGCGCAAGCCTTCATCGCCGCACAGCTCATCGCCGGTGTCGACAAGGATGTGCGTCCTTTTGGTATGGAGTCTGGAACCAATCTGGAAGTTGTCGCGGCCAAGATGGCGCGCATGAGCCTACTCGCGAGGAGCACCGGTGCAGCGACCATCGAGGTGCCGCTCGGACAAACTCTCGAACTCCTCCCGAATGCTGCAATAGGCGGGCGGCTGGAGGACGCTCACGTCACTGCCTACGCCATCGCGGCGCCGAACGGTCAGGGCTATGATCAGGAATTGATTGCCTGGCGTCCATTTGCGGCAGCGTCTGTCAGAAGGATTTTGTTCCGGAATCCGATCGGATCGAGTATTGGCGTCTTGCGCGGAAGCGTTACGATCTTCGAGGCGCCGGGCATGGTTGCACCGGCAGCACTACTGCCTGGCAACAACAAGGGCGAGATTTTTGCCGCATGGCTCGGAGGGAACCGGGCCTCGGAACAGCTTAATGCCGCGGACCTCAGAAGCGCGATTTCGGTGCCACCGTCACCACCTGTCGTGGAGGTTGGCGATACAGTGGCGGCCGGAAATGGTGGCCAACCCGATATCGCAATCGTTGTCGGGGGCAATGTGCCTGGTCAGGGCAGCCATGTGGGGCGGCAATTCTTCTGGTTGGACACCTATCTGGACCGCTCGACGGACGAGACTGTAATCCAGGTCTACAAGACATCCACCGCAGCTCCCGCACAGCTAACCGTCTCCACCAACGCCGCACCCTATCAACTGACGTTCGCAGGTCCCGTCGCGACCCTGCCAGACTGGATATTGATCGATGACGGCGCCGGCACCCCCAGCCTGGTCGGCGTGACGAATTTCGTGCCCGGTACCAATGTCGTGACCGTCGATCGGCTAGTGGCGCCGCTGAACTCGGTGCTCGACTTCTGGCTACCCACGCCGGTGCAGGCCCGGTTGTTTCCCGGAGCGATCTTGAATGCCACGAACAACGTCAACTGGACAGTGGCTGCGCTCGAAATAGGGGCCATCTATTTCCCGGATCTCAATCCTGTGAGGCAGAAGGTCGTCGCCTACACCCAGTCGGCCGGACATGCCGGATACATCGCATTCGCCAGCCAATGGAACCCGGCACCGCCGCCGCCGGGAGTCATCAAGTTCACCGTCGACGGCGTGGTAACCGGATGGGCAGCGCTGTTCGGCGATTCCACGGCGAACCCGGCTTTGTCATGGGAATACTGGAACGGAACTGGGTGGTGGCTCCTGCCTGTAGATGAGGACGGGACAGGCCGCCTGCGCAACAGCGGCTGGGTGAAATTCGTCGTCCCGACCGACCTGAAACCGGTCGACTGGGCCGGCAAGACCAACCACTGGATTCGAGCGCGCCTCATAGGCGGCGATTACGGTCGCGAGAAGGTTGTTGTGATCACTCGGCCGATACCAGGCACCAACCAGACCGAACAGACCGTCAACCGCACCACCGAGGGCATCCAGCCGCCCTTCGCCCTGGAGGTCCGGATTGCCTATGCCGTCGACCAGGAGGTAGCGCCGACCTTCCTGCTGACGCTCGACAGCGGCACGTTACGCGACCAGAGCGATGCCAATCGCATGTCCGGGACCAACATCGAGGTGTTCGCGCCGCTGGGCTGTACGCTGGGTCGCTTTGAGGCCGGCGACCGGGCGCAGGGCTTGAGAGCTGAAACGGCTGCGAAGGACCGCGGCTGTGACGATTTCGCTGCACCTTGCACCTGCTGCGCAGCAACGCCGGCCGGGCAAGCCGACCTCACAGGGCGAGCGGTCGCGGTGGGACAGGGCGGTGGCAGGGCGCTCTATCTCGGCTTCACATCGAAGCTCTCGGATGAGCCTGTCAACTTGCTTTTCGTGGTTGAACAGGAGCGCCCGCACGATGCGTCAGCGCCGATGGAGGTTCATGCGCTGATCGGCGACCGATTGGTTCCGGTCCTCGCCTCCGACGAGACGCGCGCCCTTTCCGAGAGCGGCCTGGTGAAGATGTCTTTCAGCGTCGAGCCCATGCAGGCGGAGCTGTTTGGGCGCAACCTGTTCTGGCTCAGGCTGACGCCACGTGGCAGCAGTGATTGGCTGCCGGCGTTGAAGGGGGTATATCTCAATGCCGTCTGGGCACGCGCCGCCGAGACGATGACGCGCGAACTGGTCGGCTCCTCGGCAGGAGAGCCCGGGCTGACACTCGCGCTGGCGCGGCCACCGCTGCTGCAAGACAGCCTGGAACTCAGGGTCAGGGAGCCCCTCGGCGGCGAAGAGCGCGATCGGCTGCTGGCGGAGTACCCCGACAGCGTCGTCAGCGACGCCGTCGACCTGCCGGGCGACTGGGTTTTGTGGAGGCAGGTGATCGATCCGGCCGATTGTGCGGCCGCTGACCGGGTATACGCCCTGGATGAGGCGACGGGCACGATCCGGTTCGGCGACGGTCGGCATGGCGCCATTCCGTCATCCGGCCCCGACACGATCGTCGCCTTCAGATATGAACGCACCGAACCCGGCGTGGGTGAGGCAGTACCGGCAAACCAGGTGGTAGCGCGCACGCCGCTTAACCTCGTGACACCCGTCGATAACGTGGAGGCGGTGTACGCAGGCGATCAGCCGGCTGGCGGCCTTGCGCCGCAATCCGACGCGCGCGTCCTGCAATTCAGTCCGGCGCGGCTGCGGCACCGCGGCCGTGCGCTCTCGGCCCGTGATATCGAGGATCTCGCGCTTGAGTGGTCGGCCGACGCGGTTCAGGCACGTTGTTTCCCGCAAGCTGGCCGCGTCACGCTGGTGCTCGTGATGCGAGGGCGCGACCCTCAGCCCAGTCGGGCAGAGAAGCGGGAATTGACGCGTGCGTTGCTCGCCGCGGCGCCGCCGACGCTCGCGGTGCCGGGCAGGCTCATCATCGAGGGGCCAACGGTGCGCCGCATCCGCATCAAGCTCAGGCTTGTGGTTCCCGCAATCGACCTGGCCGGCGCTGTCGGCATCAAGGTGAAGTCGCGGCTCCGGACCTATTTCGACACCGATCCGGCGGCTGCCGGCGGCTGGCAGTTAGGAGCCACACCTGGCGAGGACGACATCGCCGAAGCGTTGCTCGACGTGGCGAATCTCGAGAGCATCGCAGCGGTGGCGATCAGCGAGGTGGACGACAGTGGGGTTCGACCCTGGTCAGCGAAAGTCGGCGCCCGCGCACTGGCGCTGCTCGATGATGACGGAGTACAGATCGAATTCGACGTGACGGAGGCGGTCGCATGAGCCAGCTTGCTCCCGTCCTGTTCACGCGTCGCTATTCCGATCTGGTCGAGATCGGACTTTCGCGCCTGCCAAGCCTATCGCCCGACTGGACGGATCACAACGCGCACGATCCCGGCATCTCGCTGATAGAACTGCTTGCCTGGGTCGCGGAGGCCGAGATCTATGCGTTGGCACGCAGCCGCCGCGACGAACGCCTTGCCTATGCTGCGCTGATGGGCTTCGTGCCCAATGGCGCACGTCCAGCCCAAGGACTGATCTGGCCGGACCATGACTCCCCCGATGCGCCGGAAGCGATGTTTACCAGCGCAATCGTCATCGAGCGCGACCAGGTCATCCACACTGTTCGCGCGGACCAGCCAAGCTTCCGGCCGTTGCAAAGGATCTTGTGGCTGGCAGCGCGCGTCGTGGCGCTGACAACGCGGCTGCCGGACGGAAGCATGGTCGACCATAGCGGCGCCAACCGACGCGGCAGCCCGGCTTTTCAGCCGTTCGGCGCGGCCGACGGGCGCGGCGTGGTGCTTGCGATGACCCTTGAGGCGACTGGCGCCGCCCCCCTGTTCTGGCGGGAGCCGGCCGACGATGCGCGGCTTGTCATCGGCGTGCGCGCCGCCGGAGGGCAAAGCAAAGCAGCGCCGGCTGCTGCCAACTCCGCCGGATCGCCGCTAGAGGTCACTCTGGTCACCCCAAGCCAGCGTGTCCCGCTCCGGATCGTCGAAGACACGACGGGCGGCTTTCTGCGCACGGGATTCTGCAGTCTCGACGTGTCGGCAATACGCGACCCGTCAACGTCGGCGATCCTGGAGTTTCGGCTGCCGCGCGGTTTTGACCGGGCACCCGGCATCCTGCGCATCGAGCCCAACGTCATCCCAATCACGCAGAGCGAGGCGGCCAGCGAGATCCATGTGCTGAGTGGCGCGCCCAATCAGGGATTCGATCTGGAATACCCAGGGCTGGAATTCGAACCGGGCGCCGAATCCGTAAAGATAGAGGTCGAGGCGGTCGGCGGCTTCGAGGAGTGGAAGCGTTGCGACCGGCTTTCGGACCAAGGCCCGCAGGATCGTGTCTTCCAACTTGATCCGGTCGCGGCCCGGATCAGTTTCGGCAACGGTATCAATGGGACCATACCTCCGTCGGCGGCCCAGATCAGGGCTTCCTACAGCGTAAGTCAGGGGATGGCCGGCAATACGGCCGCCAACCGCAAATGGCTCGTCTTTCACTCGATGCCGGCGTCTGGCGTCAATCCCGACCCCATTGCGGGTGGCGAGGATCCTTCGGGCTGGCTCGAACAGCGCCGTCAGGCGCGCCAGTCCATCGCGCAGGTCCATCCACTGGTAAGCGTGGCAGACATCGAAGCGGCTGCGCTCGCCCTTCCAGATCTTGAGGTCGGAAGGGCGTGGCTGGTTCCGGCGCGCATCGGCGACGTTTCGACCGAGACGATCCGGCTCGTCGCCATGCAGTCGCGTCTGGCCGGCGCCGAGCCTCGGTCCGTGCCCGAGACGGCGCGCTGGCTGGAAGCAGTCCGGCGCGCACTCGTGCCACGGATGTCGCTTGGCGCGCGACTTGCTGTCGTCGCGCCGCGCTATGTCGACTTCACCATTCGCGCCCGCATCGTGCCCGAGCCGAGACTAGACGTCGGGCAGGTTAAGCGTAGCGTCGTGCGGGAACTGACGAGACGGCTTGCATTGGTCGGCTCCGCAGCTGGCCAGCCCCTGCGCGCTTTCGGCCTGGCGGTCACGCGACGCGATCTCGTGGCCTGGCTGCAGGCGCTACCCGATGTGCGGCACGTAGCCGACCTGCAGGTGATGCTTGCCGGCGGCAAGGCGGTGGAGACGGTGAAGGTGCCGCGCACCGGGCTGCCACACATCGATCTCGGATCGAGCGAGATCGATATCGCCCTTCCGGCGGAAGGAGCCACGCGATGAGCAAGAACCTGCCTCTCGCCTATCGTTTTGCGACGGAGGCGCAGTGGCAGTGCTGCCTATTCGTGGGCGTCGACCGTACGACGGCGCCGCGGATCGGGCTGCGTCCCTATTCCCCCTACCAACCATCCATTCTGTTCAGTTCACCCGGCGCGCATGCGCCGGCGATCACCCATGCCGGCGAAGTCGTCTGGCGCGACAACGAAGGCCGCCTGCAGCGACTGGCCTATGGCGATAGCAGACCGAGGGAGGTAGCCGCGCCTGCTGAGATCGCCCATGCCGGGCGTCTTGTCCCGACTTCCACGGCATTGTGGGCCGCCGGCGACGGGCTCGCTGCCTTCGACATCGACAGTCTGACGCGACTCTTCGTCGTTGATCTCGGCAGCCGACCGATCATCGACATTGCAGGCGACGGCCGTGAAGGTATCTTCGTGCTGGTCACAGGCGATTGTCCGCGCGAGATCCTGCATATCGACTGTACCGGCCGCTTGACTGGCCAATTCCAGCTTGGCGGCGCTGGCGATGCGACAGCCTTCACCTACCTTGCGCGATCGGAACGCTTTGTCGTGCTCGCCTCCGACAATGCGAAACTGTTCTGGTTCGACGTTGGCGAGTCTGCCGCGGTGTTCTCTCTTCCAATCGCCGCTGCGCGGCCATGCTTGCGCGTGAGGGCACTCGGAAGCGATGGGAGATCGCGTCTTTTCCTTGCCGGGACGGATGGATCGGCGTTTGGCGGGCACCACAACCTGATCATGCTGGATGGCGACGGCAATCTCTCCGGCAGCGTGGAGATCGCGCAAAGTCCGACCGGCGTGACCGCTGCCGCGGCACAGGTCTATGTTGCGACCGATGGTGGGATGATGCGGCTCGACCAGGCTGTTACGATCCCCCGCAGTTCGGTCGAGGTGAGATCGGCAACCATGACGCCGATGCTCACATTGCCTGCAACAAGTGCCGAACAGCCCTGGACGCGCATCGAGACATCCGTCGCCCTGCCGGAAGGTTGCACGCTCGAAATCTCATATGTCTCCGCTAAAGATCCCACGATTGCCAACGAGGCACAGCGCCAGCCCATCGACGACTCGCTGCCTCAGAGCCGGCGCATCGAACGCATGCGCGAGCTTCTCGGTCCGTGGCGCAAATTCGCCTTCCACGGTGCTGGCGCTGGCACCGTCACGCTCACGGCGCCGTTAATCGACGTCCGCGATCCGTTCTTGTGGGTGCAGCTTGAACTGATCATGTCCCCGGGCGCGGGCATTCCCGCGCTTTCGGAATTCAGCGTGTTCTATTCCGGGCAGACGCTTATCGATAACCTGCCCGCCATCTACCGCCGATCGGAGGAAGGGTCCGGCGATTTCCTGCGCTCGTTCGTGGGCGTGTTGGAGGCGACGACGCAGACGCTCGACTCCAGCATCTTCGCACTCGGCAGCAGGATCCACCCCGATACGTCGCCCGGCGAATGGCTCGACTTCGTTGCGCGCTGGCTGGGCATCCCTTGGGACGATGCGCTGTCTCCGGAGCAGAAGCAACGCATCGTCAAGCGTGCGGCCGACATCATCGCCGGCTATGGCACGAGGGCGGGGCTGGAGGTGCTGCTCGAATGCCTATTGCCGGAAAAGCCGCGGCGGTTCCGTGTCACCGATATGACCGTCGACTTTGGCGTGGCCATGCTCGGAGGCGACAGCTGCGCGGGAAGCAGGCTTCCGGCGATCCTCGCCGGGCTGCCACGGACCGCGACGGAGCTCGGTAACAAGGCGATCCTCGGATGCGCGCGTCTACCCTGTCCCGACGTGCCCAACGGTGCGATGCACCACATTGGGCGCATCCGCATCGACATCGGCGCCACCGCTGAGGAATCCGCGGCATGGCAGCCTTGGTTCGGAGAACTCATCAACAGCATGTTGCCGGTGGCGACGCGCGCGCATCTGCGCTGGGTCAGCCCTCTTGCATTCAGCCGGACGTTTACACTCGACGGCGAGTACACACTCGATGCCGAGCCACTGGCGCATCTCGGCACAGACGCCGTTGCCGGTGCTACACGGCTGGCGGGCAGGCGCAGCGGAATGCTGTCGCGGCATGGCGCAAATCAGACAATACGGTGATCAACGCGTTAGGCGTGAGGGTGCAAGCATGGACAAAGATACGATGAAGCAGACATCCCCGAAGGCGCCGCCCGCCCACCAATACTGCTGCGACGACGCGGATCAGTGCTGCGGCCGCAACAACTATTTCGTCGGCAAGAAACTGACGTCGGATAGCTTTCGGCTCGAACAGCGATACATGAACGAACGCCGGCGGCTGCTCAACAGGGCGGTGACTGGCTGGGGCGTAGTATATGGTTTTCCCATCCAGACGGTCGGCAAGGATGTCTGCGCGTCCGAGGTCGAGCTCGGGCATCTGAAGATCGGCGAGGGGCTCGGCCTCGACAAATTTGGGCGCGAACTTTTCCAGTCGAAGTCGACCACGCTGGCGCTCGACAACCTGCTGGTGCTCGACGGCGGAAAACTTGTCCGCGCCGATGGAAACGATCTGAACGCGCGCATCCTCAAACTGGCACCGAGTGTGGACGCGTGCTGGCTGCTCAGCATCCACTACGCCGAACAGCGGCTCGGCCCCGTGACGTTGCGGGATTCCTGCAGTTGTGAACGGACTGAGTGGGATCGCATCTGCGAAACCGTTGTCTATTCGCTGCGGCGCGTCGCTTGCGAGGAGTGTTGTGTCCATCAGGAATGTGCGCTGGACTGCGGCTGCTCCACGAACTGGCCCTGTTGCAACGACCGCGATGCACCATCCAAGGAGTTCGTTGCCAAGCGGGACGCGCTTGACGCCGACCGTAACCGCCTTAAGCAGCAGGTCGGCGATGACGGCGGGGAACTCCAGAAGGTGGAGTTCGAATATGACCGCCGGATGAAGGAACTCGTCGAGGAGGAGTTGCGGAAGGCGGGCAACGAACACACACGAGGCGGATGCCGCTGCCTGTGCGAGCATTTGACTGACCTGGCGATCGCCGGAGAATGCCCAAAGTTGTGCGAGGTCGATGATTGCACCAAGGCAGACCTATTTCACGGTCTCGGCCTTGCCTGTCTGAAGCTGGAGCAGGACAATTGTGGCAAGTGGCGGATCGCGTCGATTTACGATGCGTGTGGTCCGAGACGCCTAGTCAAGCGCAACGACCTGCTGTTCGACCTCATAAACGGTTGCGATCTGACGCGTATCAGCAGGGTCGGGTGGTGGCCCTGGCATCGGCGCCCAAAGGCCATTGACTTCGACAGTTTCGCGCTGGCGTTCGGCTATGACGGCACGGGCGAAATCGGGGACGAGTGCGTAACCCGTGATTTCTGGGTGGAGTTCTCGCGTCCAGTCCGCGCCGAGACGCTAGCCGCCGACTGTTTCGTCATGACGGTGATCACCGGTGAAACCGAGGGAGGCTGGTGGGAAACGTTCCGGGTGCCGATCGTCGGCATCGATACCCAACTGGTACCGCCTGCGCCGGACGATCCGCCCGGCTATGTCCGTAGCGCCCGAATTGTGGTCGCCGGCGGCTGGCTCGATGACGCCGTCTACGGTCGGCACAGCATGTTCGTTGCCGGCCAGACCCGAGTCGAGATCGAGGTGCGCGGCGATTTCATCGAGGACTGCAACGCGCAGACCGTTGATGCAAACGCGCGGGGACGCTCGCCGTTCCCGACGGGCAATGGTGTTCCCGGTGATTCCTACCTTTCGACCTTTCTGGTCGAGCAACGAACGCTGCCTGCGCCCGCACCGCGGGTGAGAGCTTCCGCAAGAGCTGCTGAAGGAGCAACCAGATGAGCGCGAACGCTAAGCTAGTAGATCCCATCACGGGCAATTCGACGCTTGTGCGTCCCATATACAGCCCCGGCCTCCTGCTGCGCGACGACGACCTCAAGCAAGGCGTCGACTATACGCGCGACCTTAGCCGGCTGCTCTTTCGGTCGCTGTTCGGCTGCGGCGTGGTCTGCGGACTAGAAGTGACGCCGGCGTTCTCATGCGGGAAGCTGGTGATCAATGTCGGCAGCGGCGTCGCACTCGACTGCCACGGCGATCCGATCGAAGTGCCAGGTCCGCAGTCGATCTGCATCGACCCGACCTGCAAGAAGGAGGTACCCTCGAAGCTGTGGCTGGTCCTGCGCCGGACCGAAAAGCATTGCGCGCCTCGGTCGGCCGAATGTTCGTGCGACGACGAGGATTCGTCGACTGTCTGCACGCGCGAGCGGGAGGGATTCGAAATACGTGTCCTCAATGACTTGCCCGACTGCGCCTGTGGCTGCACCCAGGCGAAACCGCCGACCGAGACCGACACACCCAAGGCGGCGGAAACGGCCGACGAGCAAAGCAAGCGAAAGAAGCAGGCAGCGGCGGCGCAAGGCAGTGGGGCGCCGTCGAAGGCCGGCGAGACGCCGTCACAGGATTGCCGATGCGCCGACCCGACTCTGGAGTGCTACCAGGATCACTATTGCGGCAAGTGTGGCTGCGAATCCTGTGACTGCGAATGGGTGGTGCTGGCGGTGGTCATGAACGCCAAGCCGGGCGAAAACAGCACCTGGAGGGCGGACCATAGCGTGCGCCGGTTTGTCCGTCCGGTGCTGATGCGAGATCCAGTGGCTTGGCGAGAAACGCATCCTGACGACGCGGCCTGCAAGCCGACCTAATCAGCGAGGGGAGCCGTCAGGTGCCGCAGGAGCGCGTCGCACTCACCAAGACGGCGGTAGCCGAACGACGACCTGCAGCGACGGCCGTCTACCTGAGCGCTGGCTCATCGCCTGCTGCCGCCCAGCGAGTGGCGAGCAGGTTGCCGCAATCGACAGTATCGCGCTCGGCGCAGACGAGCGTTGCGGTATCGATCGCGGCGCCGACCTCGGTGCGATTCGCACGCGTCTCCCAGCCAAGTGATCCAGCCGAGGTCGAGGCACGGGAAACGGCGCGCAAGGTCGTGCAGATGGGTACGCCTGCCGCCAAGCCCGCCATCAAGTCCGAGGAAGAAACCAAAAAGAACAAGGTGGTGCAACGGACGCCGGCATCGTCGAACGACGGTGCGACAACCACCGAGCCCATCGCACCAACCGGCGGCACGTCGCTTCCGAGTGCGGTGCGCAGCTTCATGGAACCGCGCTTCGGCGCCGACTTCGCCAATGTGCGCATCCATACCGGCGAGCAGGCGGCCCAGCAAAGCGCAAACCTCAATGCGCATGCCTTCACGGTGGGCGAGCACGTGAGCTTTGGGCGAAACCAGTACCAGCCCGAGAGTGCGGATGGACGCGAATTGATCGCACATGAACTGACGCATACCATCCAGCAGGGAGCCGTCATCCAGCGCAGCGCTGCCACCGCCGTATCGCGACACACAGCGCCGCGTGTCCAGCGCCTCGGCATTGGCGATGCACTGAACTTCATCGCCGACGCGGCCAATTTCATTCCCGGCTTCCGCTTGCTGACGATCGTGCTCGGGACGAACCCGATCAATCTCGCGCCCGTCGAGCGCAGCCCCGCCAACATTTTGCGGGCATTGCTTGAACTCATTCCCATCGCAGGCATGCTGCTTTCTCAGGCACTGGATGCCTATGGCATCTTCGCAAAGGTCGGCGGCTGGGCCGAGGCGCAGTTCCGCACGCTCGGCATGGCGGCAGGAACTCTCAAAGCCGCGCTGACCAGGTTCCTGGATTCGCTGAGTTGGAAGGACGTGTTCGACCTCGATGGCGTCTGGGAGCGCGGCAAACGGATATTCACCGAGCCGATCGATCGCCTGATCGCCTTCGGCAAATCGTTGGCGACGGGAATACTCGGCTTCATCCGCGAGGTGATCCTTCTGCCGCTGGCGAAGCTCGCCGAGGGAACGCGCGGCTACGATCTCCTGAAGGCCGTGCTGGGTCAGGACCCGGTCACCGGAGAGCCGGTTCCGCGCACGCCCGAAACGCTGATCGGCGGCTTTCTGAAGCTGATTGGCCAGGAAGACATCTGGGAGAACATGAAGAAGGCCAACGCCATTCCGCGCGCGTGGGCCTGGTTCCAGGCGGCTCTTGCTGGGCTGATGGGGTTCATACGCCAAATTCCTTCGCTGTTCATGAAGGCGCTCAACGCATTGGAGATCGTCGATCTTGTCCTCCCGCTGAAAGCCTTCACGAAGCTTGTCGGCGTGTTCGGCGACTTCGTCTTCCAATTCGTGACCTGGGGAGGGAACGCCGCCTGGAACCTTCTGGAGATCATCTTCGACGTCGTGAGCCCCGGGGCGCTCGTGTACGTTAAGAAGACCGGAGCGGCACTGAAGAGCATCCTCAAGAATCCGCTGCCGTTCGTCGGTAACCTGGTCAAAGCGGCCAAACTCGGCTTTGTGAATTTTGCCGACCATTTCCTCGGGCATCTCAAGGCCGGGCTCATCGACTGGCTCACCGGCTCGCTGCCCGGCATCTACATTCCCAAGGCCTTTTCGCTCGTTGAGATCGGCAAGTTCGTCTTCTCC comes from Mesorhizobium japonicum MAFF 303099 and encodes:
- a CDS encoding putative baseplate assembly protein, producing the protein MSQLAPVLFTRRYSDLVEIGLSRLPSLSPDWTDHNAHDPGISLIELLAWVAEAEIYALARSRRDERLAYAALMGFVPNGARPAQGLIWPDHDSPDAPEAMFTSAIVIERDQVIHTVRADQPSFRPLQRILWLAARVVALTTRLPDGSMVDHSGANRRGSPAFQPFGAADGRGVVLAMTLEATGAAPLFWREPADDARLVIGVRAAGGQSKAAPAAANSAGSPLEVTLVTPSQRVPLRIVEDTTGGFLRTGFCSLDVSAIRDPSTSAILEFRLPRGFDRAPGILRIEPNVIPITQSEAASEIHVLSGAPNQGFDLEYPGLEFEPGAESVKIEVEAVGGFEEWKRCDRLSDQGPQDRVFQLDPVAARISFGNGINGTIPPSAAQIRASYSVSQGMAGNTAANRKWLVFHSMPASGVNPDPIAGGEDPSGWLEQRRQARQSIAQVHPLVSVADIEAAALALPDLEVGRAWLVPARIGDVSTETIRLVAMQSRLAGAEPRSVPETARWLEAVRRALVPRMSLGARLAVVAPRYVDFTIRARIVPEPRLDVGQVKRSVVRELTRRLALVGSAAGQPLRAFGLAVTRRDLVAWLQALPDVRHVADLQVMLAGGKAVETVKVPRTGLPHIDLGSSEIDIALPAEGATR
- a CDS encoding phage tail protein, with translation MSKNLPLAYRFATEAQWQCCLFVGVDRTTAPRIGLRPYSPYQPSILFSSPGAHAPAITHAGEVVWRDNEGRLQRLAYGDSRPREVAAPAEIAHAGRLVPTSTALWAAGDGLAAFDIDSLTRLFVVDLGSRPIIDIAGDGREGIFVLVTGDCPREILHIDCTGRLTGQFQLGGAGDATAFTYLARSERFVVLASDNAKLFWFDVGESAAVFSLPIAAARPCLRVRALGSDGRSRLFLAGTDGSAFGGHHNLIMLDGDGNLSGSVEIAQSPTGVTAAAAQVYVATDGGMMRLDQAVTIPRSSVEVRSATMTPMLTLPATSAEQPWTRIETSVALPEGCTLEISYVSAKDPTIANEAQRQPIDDSLPQSRRIERMRELLGPWRKFAFHGAGAGTVTLTAPLIDVRDPFLWVQLELIMSPGAGIPALSEFSVFYSGQTLIDNLPAIYRRSEEGSGDFLRSFVGVLEATTQTLDSSIFALGSRIHPDTSPGEWLDFVARWLGIPWDDALSPEQKQRIVKRAADIIAGYGTRAGLEVLLECLLPEKPRRFRVTDMTVDFGVAMLGGDSCAGSRLPAILAGLPRTATELGNKAILGCARLPCPDVPNGAMHHIGRIRIDIGATAEESAAWQPWFGELINSMLPVATRAHLRWVSPLAFSRTFTLDGEYTLDAEPLAHLGTDAVAGATRLAGRRSGMLSRHGANQTIR
- a CDS encoding eCIS core domain-containing protein encodes the protein MPQERVALTKTAVAERRPAATAVYLSAGSSPAAAQRVASRLPQSTVSRSAQTSVAVSIAAPTSVRFARVSQPSDPAEVEARETARKVVQMGTPAAKPAIKSEEETKKNKVVQRTPASSNDGATTTEPIAPTGGTSLPSAVRSFMEPRFGADFANVRIHTGEQAAQQSANLNAHAFTVGEHVSFGRNQYQPESADGRELIAHELTHTIQQGAVIQRSAATAVSRHTAPRVQRLGIGDALNFIADAANFIPGFRLLTIVLGTNPINLAPVERSPANILRALLELIPIAGMLLSQALDAYGIFAKVGGWAEAQFRTLGMAAGTLKAALTRFLDSLSWKDVFDLDGVWERGKRIFTEPIDRLIAFGKSLATGILGFIREVILLPLAKLAEGTRGYDLLKAVLGQDPVTGEPVPRTPETLIGGFLKLIGQEDIWENMKKANAIPRAWAWFQAALAGLMGFIRQIPSLFMKALNALEIVDLVLPLKAFTKLVGVFGDFVFQFVTWGGNAAWNLLEIIFDVVSPGALVYVKKTGAALKSILKNPLPFVGNLVKAAKLGFVNFADHFLGHLKAGLIDWLTGSLPGIYIPKAFSLVEIGKFVFSVLGLSWANIRQKLVKATSETVVKALETGFDIVVTLVRDGPAAAWDKIKEQLTNLKDMVISGITDFVVDMVVKRAIPKLIAMFIPGAGFISAILSIYDTIMVFVNKISKIIQVVTGFIDSIVAIASGAIGAAATRVENVLAGLLSLAINFLAGFAGLGKVADKVMAVIEKVRAPIDKALDWLVNWIVTAAKKLFAKVFGKKEKPDERTPQEKDADLKKAMSEAQRLLDDPSASRVKVANSLTSIKKQYRMSSLDLVVNSKSGAKETVHVHGVINPQLDTKPKEWMSGMELVQIEFNIRLKKFNPIEFRGQLSQQERGINKMKMSQWAANRAQFLQTKEESEDGSGRSEASAGDQRIFRDYLRGKIVEVRVRSLKETKDQAEKFADNWLGTRAALHGPDQIAAGGRMAGDAQAVGIDESSVIEFKKRTGLVGVGSARINSSIGSQWKSRISKIDQAISDDKKYPSDVKDKANMNVQLTGVELQ